The following coding sequences are from one Arcobacter nitrofigilis DSM 7299 window:
- a CDS encoding heavy metal translocating P-type ATPase produces the protein MSNKFIKVHQTSSRLRYKYFLLKEKFIDEGILKKYLEKIKHVESVRINKKAYSIIFEINKDITSEIESILSKLTLDELLSNCQNEAVCVSCISDEEPSIKGMVRASSALISERFVSNNLLKASITTSASIPLLIDGSKELLEEGLTSKVLESAAVAISIYRKDYLAANSTNMMLELGEYIEETTVHKSDDLLKELAKPNVEEAWVEKVVDGKITEVLIKSNEVQVGDIVVVGIGNTIPVDGHILEGTGSVNQVSMTGEAEPVVRYRGDRVISGTIVEEGRFRIWAEHVGSDTATQRIKHYIENSLNEKSSVQLKANKLANKLVPVTLGLAGVSYIFARDFERVASILQADYSCALKLATPVAFKSTISKAGHNGIMIKGAKSIEALSNADTFVFDKTGTLTCGELEVISVESYSDDWTEEEVLNLTASTEEHYFHPVAEAVVKAAKERGFVHMHHEEVEFIVAHGVKTEVKGKSVVIGSRHFVEDDEKIDFSEHKDKINNSLKNGKTLLYIGYDEKLLGTIGLSDELRENTKESISKLRKLGVKNIIMLTGDTKEKAKLIADEIGIDEIRAELLPQDKAKIVKELMSEGKKVAFIGDGINDAPALISAHVGISMSRGADIAKATADISLLKDDIACVVEAKEYANKTMNLINNNFNATVGINSCILAGATFGLFSPIVTAVLHNGTTIGLLLNSIRGVKQ, from the coding sequence ATGAGTAATAAATTTATTAAAGTACATCAAACCTCTTCAAGGCTTAGATATAAATATTTTTTACTAAAAGAAAAATTTATAGATGAAGGTATCTTAAAAAAATACCTTGAAAAAATCAAGCATGTTGAAAGTGTACGAATAAATAAAAAAGCCTATTCAATTATATTTGAGATAAATAAAGACATTACAAGTGAAATTGAGTCTATTTTAAGTAAATTAACACTTGATGAACTCTTAAGTAATTGTCAAAATGAAGCCGTTTGTGTATCTTGCATAAGTGATGAAGAACCATCAATAAAAGGTATGGTAAGAGCTTCTAGTGCACTAATTTCTGAAAGATTTGTTAGCAATAATTTATTAAAAGCTAGCATTACTACAAGTGCATCTATCCCTCTTCTAATTGATGGTTCAAAAGAACTTTTAGAGGAAGGTCTTACTTCAAAGGTTTTAGAAAGTGCAGCTGTTGCCATCTCAATTTATAGAAAAGATTATCTTGCTGCAAATTCTACAAATATGATGCTTGAACTTGGTGAATATATAGAAGAGACTACTGTTCATAAAAGTGATGATTTATTAAAAGAGTTAGCCAAACCAAATGTAGAAGAAGCTTGGGTTGAAAAAGTAGTTGATGGAAAGATAACTGAGGTTTTAATCAAAAGTAATGAAGTACAAGTTGGAGATATAGTGGTTGTTGGTATTGGAAATACAATACCAGTTGATGGACATATTCTTGAAGGAACAGGTAGTGTAAACCAAGTATCTATGACAGGAGAAGCTGAACCAGTTGTAAGATATAGAGGTGATAGAGTTATCTCTGGAACTATTGTAGAAGAAGGAAGATTTAGAATCTGGGCTGAACATGTAGGTTCAGATACAGCAACTCAAAGAATCAAACATTACATAGAAAATTCACTAAATGAAAAATCATCAGTTCAATTAAAAGCAAATAAATTAGCAAATAAATTAGTTCCTGTAACACTTGGACTTGCTGGTGTTTCATATATATTTGCAAGGGATTTTGAAAGGGTTGCTTCTATTTTGCAAGCAGATTACTCTTGTGCTTTAAAACTAGCAACTCCAGTTGCTTTTAAATCAACTATTTCAAAAGCTGGACATAATGGTATTATGATAAAAGGTGCAAAATCTATTGAAGCACTTAGCAATGCAGATACCTTTGTATTTGATAAAACTGGTACTTTAACTTGTGGGGAGCTTGAAGTAATCTCAGTAGAATCTTATAGTGATGATTGGACAGAAGAGGAAGTATTAAATCTAACTGCTTCAACGGAAGAGCACTATTTCCATCCAGTTGCTGAAGCTGTTGTAAAAGCAGCAAAAGAGAGAGGTTTTGTACATATGCACCATGAAGAAGTAGAGTTCATAGTTGCACATGGAGTTAAAACAGAAGTAAAAGGAAAATCTGTAGTAATAGGAAGTAGACATTTTGTTGAAGATGATGAAAAAATAGACTTCTCTGAACATAAAGATAAAATCAATAATTCACTAAAAAATGGTAAAACTCTACTTTATATTGGTTATGATGAAAAGCTTTTAGGAACTATTGGACTCTCTGATGAATTAAGGGAAAATACAAAAGAATCTATTAGTAAACTAAGAAAACTAGGTGTCAAAAATATCATAATGTTAACAGGTGATACGAAAGAAAAAGCAAAACTTATTGCCGATGAAATTGGTATTGATGAAATACGAGCAGAATTACTCCCACAAGACAAAGCAAAAATAGTAAAAGAGCTTATGAGTGAAGGGAAAAAAGTTGCATTTATTGGAGATGGAATAAATGATGCACCTGCATTAATATCTGCCCATGTTGGAATATCTATGAGCAGAGGTGCCGATATTGCAAAAGCAACTGCTGATATTAGTCTTTTAAAGGATGATATCGCCTGCGTTGTTGAAGCAAAAGAGTATGCTAATAAAACGATGAATTTGATTAATAACAATTTCAATGCAACAGTTGGAATCAACTCTTGCATACTTGCAGGTGCTACATTTGGCTTATTTTCTCCAATTGTAACAGCTGTTTTACATAATGGGACAACCATTGGATTATTGCTTAATTCAATAAGGGGTGTCAAGCAGTAG
- a CDS encoding acyl-CoA thioesterase, whose amino-acid sequence MEYTTQRMVTYPHLNAAGILVGGTALSWIDQDAMVYAANLLETSRIATAKVSEVVFNSAANIGDILITGVELVRVGKTSITLKCELRNKTTNKVIVQVEEVVLVTIDFNKKPTPHKLYKEKMAK is encoded by the coding sequence TTGGAATATACAACACAAAGAATGGTAACTTATCCTCATCTAAATGCTGCTGGTATTTTAGTTGGTGGGACAGCTTTATCTTGGATTGACCAAGATGCTATGGTTTATGCTGCAAATTTGTTAGAAACAAGTAGAATCGCTACAGCAAAAGTTTCAGAAGTGGTATTTAATAGTGCTGCAAATATTGGTGATATTTTAATTACAGGAGTTGAACTAGTAAGAGTAGGGAAAACTTCAATTACATTGAAATGTGAACTTAGAAATAAAACGACAAATAAAGTAATAGTACAAGTAGAAGAAGTAGTTTTAGTAACGATTGATTTTAATAAAAAACCAACTCCCCATAAACTTTATAAGGAAAAAATGGCTAAATAG
- a CDS encoding helix-hairpin-helix domain-containing protein, whose amino-acid sequence MDNLITLLEEKTSFSKSVIRNILQLLDDGCTIPFIARYRKEQTSNASDEELRVFEEIYNYSLKLLKRKEEILNLLQEKNFLDDKIKTNINSATTLQALEDIYTPFKDKKSSRTTIAIENGLEPLANFIQSLKYSKKECEEKAKSFLNKEVTSVDIALKGASDIIAQRYADDFKSKEIVRNNILNHGTLQTKPTKTFNENGLYKNLANINEKIKYIKSYRFLAINRATNEKELTFKIEVDEDFICENIKKYKIPTWANSSSELVYEAYKDGLKRLLLPSLKREAITILKEKASYEAINLFGKNLKELLLTPPLVNQTILGIDPGFRTGCKVAVISDDGLFLDSAVIYPTKPKEDFANSAKTLLALIKKHKVNSIAIGNGTASNETASFVSNFIKENSLDVKFAVVSEIGASVYSASKIANEEYPQLDVTIRGAISIASRLRDPMAALVKIDPKSLGIGQYQHDVNQKDLASKLENVTIDLVNKVGVDINSASYKLLSFVSGFSETMAKNIIAHREKIKKFKSKKELLDVKGIGSKAYEQGVGFLRIKDGSSILDNTAIHPENYALVNTLQKKYKIEDIKANDIENIAKELNTSKLLLEDIINELQKPGFDVRSEFDEIEFSDDIKTIEDLKEGFFVSGIVRNITDFGAFVDIGLKNDGMIHISQMSEKRVSHPSEILSINQQLKKIKVISIDLEKNKVGLSLK is encoded by the coding sequence TTGGATAACTTAATAACACTTTTAGAAGAGAAAACTTCTTTTTCTAAAAGTGTTATTCGAAATATTTTGCAACTTCTTGATGATGGTTGTACTATTCCTTTTATTGCAAGATATAGAAAAGAACAAACTTCAAATGCAAGTGATGAAGAACTAAGAGTTTTTGAAGAGATTTATAACTACTCTTTAAAACTTTTAAAAAGAAAAGAAGAAATTCTAAATCTTCTACAAGAAAAAAACTTCTTAGATGATAAAATCAAAACAAATATAAATAGTGCCACAACCCTTCAGGCTCTAGAAGACATATACACACCCTTTAAAGACAAGAAATCATCTAGGACTACAATTGCTATAGAAAATGGATTAGAGCCTTTAGCAAACTTTATACAATCTTTAAAATACTCTAAAAAAGAGTGTGAAGAGAAGGCAAAATCTTTTTTAAATAAAGAAGTTACAAGTGTAGATATTGCACTAAAAGGTGCAAGTGATATTATCGCCCAAAGATATGCAGATGATTTTAAATCAAAAGAAATAGTTAGAAACAATATTTTAAATCATGGGACACTTCAAACAAAACCCACAAAAACATTCAATGAAAATGGGCTTTACAAAAACCTAGCAAATATAAATGAAAAAATAAAATATATAAAATCATATAGATTTTTAGCCATAAATAGAGCAACAAATGAAAAAGAGCTAACTTTTAAAATAGAAGTTGATGAAGATTTTATTTGTGAAAATATAAAAAAATATAAAATCCCAACTTGGGCAAATAGTTCAAGTGAACTTGTATATGAAGCCTACAAAGATGGACTTAAAAGATTATTACTTCCTAGTTTAAAAAGAGAAGCTATAACAATCTTGAAAGAAAAAGCTTCATATGAAGCAATAAACCTTTTTGGTAAAAACTTAAAAGAGTTACTTCTAACTCCTCCTTTAGTTAATCAAACTATTTTAGGAATAGACCCTGGCTTTAGAACTGGTTGTAAAGTAGCAGTTATAAGTGATGATGGACTATTTTTAGATAGTGCAGTTATTTATCCAACAAAACCAAAAGAGGATTTCGCTAACTCAGCTAAAACTCTGTTGGCTTTGATAAAAAAACATAAGGTAAACTCAATAGCCATAGGAAATGGAACAGCTTCAAATGAAACAGCCTCTTTTGTATCAAACTTTATAAAAGAGAACTCTTTAGATGTAAAATTTGCAGTTGTAAGTGAAATAGGAGCAAGTGTTTATTCTGCTTCAAAAATAGCCAATGAAGAGTACCCTCAACTTGATGTTACAATTAGAGGTGCTATTTCAATAGCAAGTAGACTTCGAGACCCAATGGCGGCTTTAGTTAAAATAGATCCAAAATCACTTGGTATCGGACAATATCAACACGATGTAAATCAAAAAGATTTGGCTTCAAAATTAGAAAATGTAACAATAGACTTAGTAAATAAAGTAGGAGTTGACATAAACTCCGCTTCATATAAGCTTCTATCTTTTGTATCAGGATTTAGTGAGACTATGGCAAAAAACATTATAGCTCACAGAGAAAAAATCAAAAAATTTAAATCAAAAAAAGAACTACTTGATGTAAAAGGAATAGGCTCAAAAGCTTATGAACAAGGGGTTGGATTCTTACGAATAAAAGATGGAAGTTCTATTTTAGATAACACAGCAATTCATCCAGAAAATTATGCTTTAGTAAATACCTTACAAAAAAAATACAAAATAGAAGATATAAAAGCAAATGATATTGAAAATATAGCTAAAGAGCTAAACACTTCAAAGCTTCTTTTAGAAGATATTATAAATGAGTTACAAAAACCAGGCTTTGATGTAAGAAGTGAATTTGATGAGATAGAGTTTTCAGATGATATCAAAACAATAGAAGACCTAAAAGAAGGCTTTTTTGTCTCTGGAATTGTGCGAAACATTACAGACTTTGGAGCTTTTGTAGATATAGGTCTAAAAAATGATGGCATGATACACATCTCACAAATGAGCGAAAAAAGAGTCTCTCACCCAAGCGAAATACTTAGTATAAACCAACAACTAAAAAAGATAAAAGTAATATCTATAGATTTAGAAAAAAATAAAGTTGGGCTTAGTTTAAAATAA
- the ygiD gene encoding 4,5-DOPA-extradiol-dioxygenase → MSITRRQFTYLAGISTLLASLPSWAKEGNKITPALFIGHGTPMNAFVENRFTKEWEKIARILKKPKAILVVSAHWETMFPAVSTTANPETLYDYYGFPEFMYEFKYPAPGAPKIAKHVSETFKEEVFTDPIRGLDHGAWTVLSRLFPKADVPVFEFSLAQSMTPKEHFLLANEMYELRKQGVMIIGSGNIVHNIPSAKSDTMHGTRDIVHDWAKSFDEKVASKIDSGDYEALIDYKNMGKDALMAVPTPEHFLPLLYVLGCVKKDEPYKYFAKGFQEGSFSMRSIIFS, encoded by the coding sequence ATGAGTATCACTCGAAGACAATTTACTTACTTAGCAGGTATTAGCACCCTTCTTGCAAGCCTACCGTCATGGGCAAAAGAAGGTAATAAAATAACCCCTGCTTTATTTATAGGACATGGAACACCTATGAATGCCTTTGTCGAAAATAGATTTACTAAAGAGTGGGAAAAAATTGCTCGTATATTAAAAAAACCAAAAGCTATCTTAGTAGTTTCAGCACATTGGGAGACTATGTTTCCAGCTGTTAGTACAACTGCTAATCCTGAGACATTATATGATTATTATGGCTTCCCTGAATTTATGTATGAATTTAAATACCCAGCCCCAGGAGCTCCAAAAATTGCAAAACATGTTTCAGAGACATTTAAAGAAGAGGTCTTTACAGACCCAATACGAGGTTTAGACCATGGCGCTTGGACTGTATTATCAAGACTTTTTCCAAAAGCTGATGTTCCAGTATTTGAGTTTAGCTTAGCCCAATCAATGACTCCAAAAGAGCACTTTTTATTAGCAAATGAGATGTATGAGTTAAGAAAACAAGGGGTCATGATAATAGGTTCAGGAAATATTGTTCATAATATTCCAAGTGCAAAAAGTGATACTATGCATGGAACTAGAGATATAGTACATGATTGGGCAAAAAGTTTTGATGAAAAAGTAGCTTCAAAAATAGATAGTGGTGATTATGAAGCTTTAATAGATTATAAAAATATGGGTAAAGATGCTCTAATGGCAGTTCCTACCCCTGAGCACTTTTTACCACTTTTATATGTTTTAGGATGTGTAAAAAAAGATGAACCATACAAATACTTTGCTAAAGGTTTTCAAGAAGGCTCTTTTTCTATGAGATCTATTATATTCTCATAA
- the sucC gene encoding ADP-forming succinate--CoA ligase subunit beta, translating to MNLHEYQAKNLYRKYDIPTTKGKLLTHPSQLDDILRSVGKNKWVIKAQVHAGGRGKAGGVVLVNSKKEANEEVRRLLGSNLVTHQTNAQGQAVNSIYIEEPCEIKDEIYLAFIVDRTSQRIMIITSSEGGMDIEEVAERFPEKILRNPINPIVGIMPAQCRQICEDLGFDKDLSVQMIDLMKNIYKMFVQKDLSLVEINPLVVTKDNKLICLDGKVVVDNSALYRQPKMNEIRDDSQEDERELKAEKLDLNYVSLDGNIACMVNGAGLAMATMDLIKTHGGEPANFLDVGGSVNEKRVIEAFEIILSDTKVNGILVNIFGGIVRCDIIAAGIIGAAEKMNINIPIVVRLEGTNAKEGLELIKNSNVTVYEEADLDKAALKIIELSNKGAK from the coding sequence ATGAATTTACATGAGTATCAAGCAAAAAACTTATATAGAAAATACGACATTCCTACTACAAAAGGGAAACTTTTAACTCACCCCTCTCAACTAGATGATATATTAAGAAGCGTTGGAAAAAACAAGTGGGTAATTAAAGCTCAAGTTCATGCAGGTGGAAGAGGAAAAGCTGGTGGAGTTGTTTTGGTTAATTCCAAAAAAGAAGCAAATGAAGAAGTAAGAAGATTATTAGGAAGTAATTTAGTTACTCACCAAACAAATGCCCAAGGACAAGCTGTAAATTCTATTTACATAGAAGAGCCTTGTGAGATAAAAGATGAAATATACTTAGCCTTTATTGTTGATAGAACAAGTCAAAGAATTATGATAATTACTTCTAGTGAAGGTGGTATGGATATTGAAGAAGTAGCAGAGCGATTTCCTGAAAAGATTCTAAGAAATCCAATAAACCCTATTGTTGGAATAATGCCAGCTCAATGTAGACAAATCTGTGAAGACCTAGGTTTTGACAAAGATTTAAGTGTTCAAATGATAGATTTGATGAAAAATATTTATAAAATGTTTGTACAAAAAGATTTATCTCTAGTAGAAATAAATCCTTTAGTTGTAACAAAAGATAATAAACTTATTTGTTTAGATGGAAAAGTTGTAGTTGATAATTCAGCCCTTTATAGACAACCCAAAATGAATGAGATAAGAGATGATTCACAAGAAGATGAAAGAGAACTAAAAGCTGAAAAACTAGATTTAAATTATGTAAGTTTAGATGGAAATATTGCTTGTATGGTAAATGGTGCTGGTTTGGCAATGGCAACTATGGACTTAATCAAAACCCATGGTGGAGAACCTGCAAACTTCCTTGATGTTGGTGGAAGTGTAAATGAAAAAAGAGTTATAGAAGCCTTTGAAATTATTCTTTCTGATACAAAAGTAAATGGTATCTTAGTAAATATTTTTGGTGGAATTGTAAGATGTGATATTATCGCGGCTGGTATTATTGGAGCGGCTGAAAAGATGAATATAAATATTCCTATTGTAGTAAGACTTGAAGGTACAAATGCAAAAGAAGGACTTGAATTGATAAAAAATTCAAATGTAACAGTTTATGAAGAGGCTGATTTAGATAAAGCTGCATTAAAAATCATTGAACTATCAAATAAAGGAGCTAAATAA
- a CDS encoding flavodoxin, whose amino-acid sequence MKTAIFYASSTGNTSNIAEQIAKELSIDEIHDIADVSLEKMNEYENVIFGISTWGDGDLQDDWDDNFEQLKKVDFSSKKVALFGLGDQDGYPDTYLDAMGIVYEEIKSLGANVVGEWERDDSYDFDDSKAFIDNKFVGLALDEDTQDDLTEQRVSKWISYIKNDFN is encoded by the coding sequence ATGAAAACAGCAATATTTTATGCAAGTAGTACTGGAAATACTTCAAATATAGCAGAACAAATAGCAAAAGAGTTATCAATAGATGAAATACATGATATTGCAGATGTAAGTTTAGAAAAAATGAACGAATATGAAAATGTAATATTTGGAATCTCTACTTGGGGAGATGGTGATTTACAAGATGATTGGGATGACAATTTTGAGCAGTTGAAAAAAGTAGATTTTTCATCAAAAAAAGTAGCCTTATTTGGCTTGGGAGATCAAGATGGCTATCCAGATACTTATCTAGATGCTATGGGAATTGTTTACGAAGAAATAAAAAGTTTGGGTGCAAATGTAGTAGGGGAATGGGAGAGAGATGATTCATATGATTTTGATGACTCAAAAGCTTTTATCGATAATAAATTTGTAGGTTTAGCTTTAGACGAAGATACTCAAGATGATTTGACCGAGCAAAGAGTTTCAAAATGGATCTCTTACATAAAAAATGATTTTAATTAG
- a CDS encoding ferritin-like domain-containing protein, protein METNIDEQLLTSARVDINSQIPITTQILRIAVYDEYKAYETYTKIIEKFGLVQPFVNIKEAEAIHYGALIKLMEKYAVEVPVNDWYEKIEIPNTIIECCEMGVAAEINNIAMYNNLLSHVTQDDIKNVLYQLQAASFNNHLPAFRNAVLMHYTSNTNANVNQENMMEKLGEYQVLLDEIMSGNIDENSITKIFSKLNLSMTSGAVFGGAIIALMNNYISKNQNEE, encoded by the coding sequence TTGGAAACAAATATAGATGAGCAACTTTTAACAAGTGCCAGAGTTGATATAAATAGTCAAATACCTATCACAACTCAAATACTTAGAATTGCTGTATATGATGAATACAAAGCTTATGAAACCTATACAAAGATAATCGAAAAGTTTGGTTTAGTACAGCCATTTGTAAATATCAAAGAAGCAGAAGCAATTCATTATGGTGCTTTGATTAAGCTAATGGAAAAGTACGCAGTTGAAGTGCCTGTTAATGATTGGTATGAAAAGATTGAAATTCCAAATACAATTATTGAGTGTTGTGAGATGGGTGTTGCAGCTGAAATTAATAATATAGCAATGTATAATAATCTATTAAGTCATGTAACTCAAGATGATATAAAAAATGTACTTTATCAATTACAAGCGGCATCTTTTAATAACCATTTACCAGCTTTTAGAAATGCTGTACTTATGCATTATACAAGCAATACAAATGCAAATGTAAATCAAGAAAATATGATGGAAAAACTTGGGGAATATCAAGTATTACTAGATGAGATTATGTCAGGAAATATTGATGAAAATTCAATTACAAAAATATTTTCAAAACTTAATTTATCTATGACAAGTGGGGCTGTTTTTGGTGGTGCAATCATTGCACTTATGAATAATTATATTTCTAAAAATCAAAATGAGGAGTAG
- a CDS encoding phytanoyl-CoA dioxygenase family protein, translating into MKLAQEQIEQFDKDGFLLIKDFAPHELCEKILEKATYHLENKIKPIETESEYLEANDETNTVRRLRQVYQREDIFKEWMTYEETLPMLQQLFGEEVVLTLAHHNSIMTKMPKDSSRTSWHQDRRYWHFENNDLISIWLSLDDEFIENGLLEFVPGSHKLNLEKDQFDEKSNFLDEHPKNIEIIKNRVHTNLKRGDIVLFHCKTLHHAGKNITDRPKISFVYTTRAISNKPLKNTRSDVEEVLLG; encoded by the coding sequence ATGAAATTAGCACAAGAACAAATAGAACAATTCGACAAAGATGGTTTTTTACTTATCAAGGATTTTGCACCACATGAATTGTGTGAAAAAATCTTAGAAAAAGCAACTTATCATTTAGAAAATAAGATTAAACCAATAGAGACAGAATCTGAGTATTTAGAAGCTAATGATGAAACAAATACAGTAAGACGTCTAAGACAAGTTTATCAAAGGGAAGATATTTTTAAAGAGTGGATGACATATGAAGAAACACTACCAATGCTTCAACAACTATTTGGAGAAGAGGTAGTTTTAACCTTAGCTCATCATAACTCTATTATGACAAAGATGCCAAAGGATTCATCAAGAACATCTTGGCACCAAGATAGAAGATATTGGCATTTTGAAAACAATGATTTAATTTCTATTTGGCTAAGTCTTGATGATGAATTTATAGAAAATGGTCTTTTAGAATTTGTTCCAGGAAGTCATAAACTAAATCTTGAAAAAGATCAATTTGATGAAAAATCAAACTTTCTAGATGAACACCCTAAAAATATAGAGATAATCAAAAATAGAGTTCATACAAACCTAAAAAGAGGAGATATAGTTCTGTTTCACTGTAAAACTCTGCACCATGCAGGAAAAAACATAACAGACAGACCAAAAATCTCTTTTGTTTATACAACAAGAGCTATTAGCAACAAACCTTTAAAAAACACAAGAAGTGATGTAGAAGAGGTATTGCTTGGATAA
- the sucD gene encoding succinate--CoA ligase subunit alpha: MAILIDKNTKVLVQGLTGSQASFHTQRAIAYGTNVVSGVVPGKRGQRHLDLPVYNTVECAKRLTGANASIIYVPAPFCKDAIIEASENGIETIVCITEGIPTIDMLDIKAVVDLNGSRLIGPNCPGIITPNQCKMGIMPESIHMAGSVGIVSRSGTLTYEAVNQSTLAGFGQSTCVGIGGDPVPGSDFIDILKMFEEDPDTKAIVMIGEIGGAKEEAAAEYIKYNITKPVVSYIAGVTAPKGKRMGHAGAIIDGGKGTAEEKYLALERAGVTTVRTITAIGAALKEVHPK; this comes from the coding sequence ATGGCTATTTTAATTGATAAAAATACAAAAGTATTAGTTCAAGGTTTAACAGGTTCACAAGCAAGTTTCCATACTCAAAGAGCTATTGCCTATGGTACAAATGTAGTTTCAGGGGTAGTTCCAGGGAAACGTGGTCAAAGACATCTTGATCTTCCTGTTTATAACACAGTTGAGTGTGCTAAAAGATTAACAGGAGCAAATGCTTCAATTATCTATGTTCCAGCTCCATTTTGTAAAGATGCAATTATAGAAGCTAGTGAAAATGGCATAGAGACAATTGTTTGTATAACAGAGGGAATACCTACAATTGACATGTTAGATATAAAAGCAGTTGTTGATTTAAATGGTTCAAGACTAATAGGTCCAAATTGTCCGGGAATAATAACTCCCAATCAATGTAAAATGGGAATTATGCCTGAGAGCATTCATATGGCTGGAAGTGTTGGTATTGTATCTCGTTCAGGAACACTTACTTATGAAGCAGTAAATCAATCAACTCTAGCAGGATTTGGTCAAAGTACTTGTGTAGGTATTGGAGGAGATCCAGTTCCAGGAAGTGATTTTATAGATATATTAAAAATGTTTGAAGAAGACCCTGATACTAAAGCAATCGTAATGATTGGTGAAATTGGTGGAGCAAAAGAAGAAGCTGCTGCTGAATATATCAAATACAATATCACAAAACCAGTTGTTTCTTATATCGCAGGAGTAACTGCTCCTAAGGGTAAAAGAATGGGTCATGCAGGTGCAATTATAGATGGTGGCAAAGGAACAGCTGAAGAAAAATACTTAGCCCTAGAGAGAGCAGGAGTAACAACAGTTAGAACAATTACTGCCATTGGTGCAGCGTTAAAAGAAGTTCATCCTAAATAA
- a CDS encoding YtxH domain-containing protein yields MNNKYDINIENSRPSDIKTTANINQNPYINQNANFINNPQQQNIEQAQSGFNTGDFVKGALIGAAVTYLLTNKNAQEKAMQVFGKGSELFQAGIEELKEKYEDMKAQMQANNE; encoded by the coding sequence ATGAATAATAAATACGATATAAACATAGAAAATAGTAGACCAAGTGATATAAAAACTACTGCTAATATAAACCAAAACCCATATATAAATCAAAATGCAAATTTTATAAATAATCCACAACAACAAAATATTGAACAAGCACAAAGCGGATTTAATACAGGAGATTTTGTAAAAGGTGCGTTAATAGGTGCAGCAGTTACATATTTACTTACAAATAAAAATGCCCAAGAAAAAGCTATGCAAGTCTTTGGAAAAGGAAGTGAACTTTTTCAAGCAGGAATTGAAGAGTTAAAAGAGAAGTATGAAGATATGAAAGCCCAAATGCAAGCAAATAATGAATAA